From one Streptomyces sp. N50 genomic stretch:
- a CDS encoding Pls/PosA family non-ribosomal peptide synthetase → MAAIHESSALGLDEEIRTQFGDTARFSAAPAASARTLVDILDASVRSYPDELALDDGTVRLTYRALAVEVETLRRTLAAAGVGLGDRVGVRVPSGTNDLYIAILAVLAAGAAYVPVDAEDPDERAELVFGEADVRAVIGAEHALTVLGHSDAPAARPGVEQDAWIIFTSGSTGKPKGVAVTHRSAAAFVDAEAALFLTEDPIGPGDRVMAGLSVAFDASCEEMWLAWRYGACLVPVPRSQVRSGADLGPWLVEQDISVVSTVPTLASLWEPEALNDVRLLIFGGEACPPELVQRLVTEGREVWNTYGPTEATVVACASLMTGDEPIRIGLPLNGWELAVVDEAGVPVPMGGSGQLVIGGVGLARYLDPEKDAEKYAPLESLGWERAYRSGDLVKAEPEGLIFLGRADEQIKLGGRRIELGEVDAALQALPGVAGAAAAVRTARSGNQLLVGYVVTQEGWDQAAAVEKLRAELPAALVPLIAPVEDLPTRTSGKVDRNALPWPLEGLETAGAKEQLYGTEAWLAEQWAEVLGIPVSSAADDFFAIGGSSLAAAQLTTRLRTRYPSAAVLDIYQQPTLRKLARHLEDSAQGDGTARVIAPVPTRAKVIQLLALVPLFTLVGLRWTVALAALGNVLGGYAWLPTASWWLVAAGALLLFSPPGRLAIAAGGARLLLRGVKPGRYDRGGSVHLRLWAAERLAEFSGATGLTGSWLERYARALGAKIGQDVDLHSLPPVTGMLKMGRGAAVESEVDLSGYWLDGDRLEIGPVKVGAHAVVGTRSMLFPGARVGKRAEVAPGSAVTGTVPTGQRWAGAPAVKLGKAKRNWPKERPQRGTYWRVMYGVTGFALTMLPVVSGAVALLVASAFIAPGAGLGEALRGAAVALVPATLAFGLTYALLILIGVRLLSLGLREGTHPTHSRIGWQAWTVTQLMDLSRETLFPLYAGLVTPVWLRLLGMRIGRGAEVSTVLALPSLTTVGEGAFLADDTLTAPYELGGGWVHIGRAEIGRRAFLGNSGMTAPGRSVPDGGLVGVLSATPKKAKKGTSYLGLPPVKLPRSTSGGDQSRTYDPPAKLLWARGLVELCRIVPVFCSAGLAVLTVAALCALGVWAPLLSGLVLLAVGALAGLISIVAKWTLVGRHRGNEHPLWSGYVWRNELADTFVEVVAVPWLAGSVPGTPVLTAWLRGLGAHIGKGVWVESYWLPETDLVTLEDASTVNRGCVLQTHLFHDRILRTDTVVLREGATLGPGGIVLPGSEVGARTTLGPASLVMAGESVPDDTRWLGNPIESWRS, encoded by the coding sequence ATGGCAGCCATACACGAGAGCAGTGCTCTCGGGCTTGACGAAGAGATCCGCACACAGTTCGGCGATACGGCACGCTTCTCCGCGGCGCCGGCCGCCTCGGCCCGCACCCTTGTCGACATTCTCGACGCGTCGGTGCGGTCGTATCCCGACGAGCTCGCTCTGGACGACGGCACCGTCCGCCTCACCTACCGCGCACTCGCCGTCGAGGTCGAGACCCTGCGCCGCACCCTGGCCGCGGCCGGTGTCGGCCTCGGTGACCGGGTCGGCGTGCGGGTCCCGTCCGGGACCAACGACCTCTACATCGCGATCCTCGCCGTCCTCGCCGCCGGTGCCGCGTACGTCCCCGTCGACGCCGAGGACCCGGACGAGCGCGCCGAGCTGGTCTTCGGCGAGGCCGACGTCCGCGCCGTCATCGGCGCCGAGCACGCGCTGACCGTCCTCGGGCACAGTGACGCCCCGGCCGCCCGGCCCGGTGTCGAGCAGGACGCGTGGATCATCTTCACCTCCGGTTCCACCGGCAAGCCCAAGGGCGTCGCCGTCACCCACCGCAGCGCGGCGGCCTTCGTGGACGCCGAGGCGGCCCTGTTCCTCACCGAGGACCCCATCGGTCCGGGTGACAGGGTCATGGCGGGGCTGTCCGTCGCCTTCGACGCGTCCTGCGAGGAGATGTGGCTGGCCTGGCGCTACGGCGCCTGCCTGGTGCCCGTGCCGCGCTCCCAGGTCCGCAGCGGCGCCGACCTCGGCCCCTGGCTGGTCGAGCAGGACATCAGCGTCGTCTCGACCGTGCCGACCCTGGCCTCCCTCTGGGAGCCGGAGGCGCTGAACGACGTACGCCTGCTGATCTTCGGCGGTGAGGCCTGCCCGCCCGAGCTGGTGCAGCGGCTGGTCACCGAGGGCCGTGAGGTCTGGAACACGTACGGGCCGACCGAGGCGACCGTCGTCGCCTGTGCCTCCCTGATGACCGGCGACGAGCCGATCCGCATCGGACTCCCGCTGAACGGCTGGGAGTTGGCCGTCGTCGACGAGGCCGGGGTGCCCGTACCGATGGGCGGCAGTGGGCAGTTGGTGATCGGCGGGGTCGGTCTCGCCCGCTATCTCGACCCCGAGAAGGACGCCGAGAAGTACGCGCCTCTTGAGTCCCTCGGCTGGGAACGGGCTTACCGCAGCGGCGACTTGGTCAAGGCCGAGCCCGAGGGACTGATCTTCCTCGGCCGCGCCGACGAGCAGATCAAACTCGGCGGACGCCGGATCGAGTTGGGTGAGGTCGACGCGGCTCTCCAGGCACTCCCCGGAGTCGCCGGAGCTGCCGCCGCCGTGCGCACCGCGCGCAGCGGCAACCAGCTCCTCGTCGGCTATGTCGTCACCCAGGAGGGCTGGGACCAGGCCGCCGCCGTGGAGAAGCTGCGGGCCGAACTCCCCGCCGCCCTCGTGCCGTTGATCGCCCCGGTCGAGGACCTCCCCACCCGCACGTCGGGCAAGGTGGACCGCAACGCCCTCCCCTGGCCGCTCGAAGGCCTGGAGACCGCCGGCGCCAAGGAGCAGCTCTACGGCACGGAGGCCTGGCTCGCCGAGCAGTGGGCCGAGGTGCTCGGCATCCCCGTGAGCAGCGCGGCCGACGACTTCTTCGCGATCGGCGGAAGCAGCCTGGCCGCCGCCCAGTTGACGACGCGGCTGCGCACCCGTTACCCGAGCGCGGCCGTCCTCGACATCTACCAGCAGCCCACCCTGCGGAAGTTGGCCCGGCACCTGGAGGACTCGGCGCAGGGCGACGGCACCGCGCGCGTGATCGCGCCGGTCCCGACCCGCGCCAAGGTGATCCAACTCCTCGCGCTGGTCCCCCTGTTCACCCTGGTCGGCCTGCGCTGGACGGTGGCACTGGCCGCGCTCGGCAATGTGCTGGGCGGCTACGCGTGGCTGCCGACCGCGTCCTGGTGGCTGGTCGCCGCGGGCGCACTCCTGCTCTTCAGCCCGCCCGGCCGGCTCGCGATCGCCGCGGGCGGTGCGCGCCTGCTGCTGCGTGGCGTGAAGCCGGGTCGCTACGACCGCGGTGGCAGCGTCCATCTGCGGCTGTGGGCGGCGGAGCGGCTGGCCGAGTTCAGCGGGGCGACCGGGCTGACGGGCTCGTGGCTTGAGCGGTACGCACGTGCCCTCGGCGCCAAGATCGGCCAGGACGTGGATCTGCACTCCCTCCCGCCGGTCACCGGCATGCTCAAGATGGGCCGGGGTGCCGCGGTCGAGTCCGAGGTGGACCTGTCCGGCTACTGGCTGGACGGCGACCGCCTGGAGATCGGCCCGGTCAAGGTCGGCGCGCACGCCGTCGTCGGCACGCGCAGCATGCTGTTCCCCGGCGCCCGGGTGGGCAAGCGGGCCGAGGTCGCGCCGGGTTCGGCCGTCACCGGCACCGTCCCGACCGGCCAGCGCTGGGCGGGCGCGCCCGCGGTCAAGCTCGGCAAGGCCAAGCGCAACTGGCCCAAGGAGCGCCCGCAGCGGGGCACCTACTGGCGGGTGATGTACGGCGTGACGGGCTTCGCGCTCACCATGCTGCCGGTGGTCTCCGGTGCCGTGGCGCTGCTGGTGGCGAGCGCGTTCATCGCGCCCGGTGCCGGTCTCGGCGAGGCCCTGCGGGGCGCGGCGGTCGCGCTGGTCCCGGCGACGCTGGCCTTCGGGCTGACGTACGCGCTGCTGATCCTGATCGGTGTACGACTGCTCAGCCTCGGCCTGCGTGAGGGTACGCACCCCACGCACAGCCGCATCGGCTGGCAGGCGTGGACGGTCACTCAGCTGATGGACCTGTCCCGCGAGACCCTGTTCCCGCTGTACGCCGGGCTGGTCACGCCGGTGTGGCTGCGGCTGCTCGGGATGCGGATCGGGCGCGGTGCCGAGGTGTCGACCGTGCTCGCGCTGCCGAGCCTGACGACCGTCGGCGAGGGCGCGTTCCTGGCCGACGACACATTGACCGCGCCGTACGAGCTCGGTGGCGGCTGGGTGCACATCGGGCGGGCCGAGATCGGGCGGCGGGCGTTCCTCGGGAACTCCGGGATGACCGCGCCCGGGCGGAGCGTGCCGGACGGCGGGCTCGTCGGGGTGCTGTCGGCGACGCCGAAGAAGGCGAAGAAGGGCACGTCGTACCTGGGCCTGCCGCCGGTGAAGCTGCCGCGCAGCACCAGCGGCGGCGACCAGAGCCGGACGTACGACCCCCCGGCCAAGCTGCTGTGGGCGCGCGGTCTGGTCGAGCTGTGCCGGATCGTGCCGGTGTTCTGCTCGGCGGGTCTTGCCGTGCTGACGGTGGCCGCGCTGTGCGCGCTGGGGGTGTGGGCGCCGCTGCTGTCGGGGCTCGTGCTGCTGGCCGTGGGCGCGCTCGCCGGGCTGATCTCGATCGTGGCCAAGTGGACCCTCGTGGGTCGGCACCGCGGTAATGAGCATCCGCTGTGGAGCGGTTACGTGTGGCGCAACGAGCTGGCGGACACCTTCGTCGAGGTCGTCGCGGTGCCGTGGCTGGCCGGTTCGGTGCCGGGCACTCCGGTGCTGACGGCCTGGCTGCGCGGGCTCGGGGCACACATCGGCAAGGGCGTCTGGGTGGAGAGCTACTGGCTGCCCGAGACCGACCTGGTGACCCTGGAGGACGCTTCCACAGTGAACCGTGGTTGTGTGCTCCAGACCCACCTCTTCCACGACCGGATCTTGCGGACGGATACTGTGGTCCTCCGTGAGGGCGCGACGCTGGGTCCTGGCGGAATCGTCCTGCCCGGCAGCGAGGTCGGGGCCCGTACCACTCTGGGGCCCGCGTCGCTCGTGATGGCGGGGGAGTCCGTCCCGGACGACACCCGCTGGCTGGGCAATCCGATCGAGTCATGGCGATCCTGA
- a CDS encoding M1 family metallopeptidase — MTVQQAAGPDPYFPANGDARYRVHRYELALDYRPGPNRLSGTARINAIAGRAPLPEFQLNLGDFKIGRIRVDGRQPHYTHRGGRLRVRPAKPLRAGAAFTVEVHWSGNPKPVASPWGGLGWEELTDGALVASQPIGAPSWYPCNDRPADKASYQISITTPSAYAVVAGGRLLTRTTKASTTTWVYEQSAPTSSYLVGLSIGKYQTVLLGDPGLGGVPQHGHIPSDLLPEFSRDFARQPAMMELFQDIFGPYPFDEYAVVVTEEELDVPVEAQGLSLFGANHVDGARGSERLVAHELAHQWFGNSVSIADWRHIWLNEGFAKYAEWLWSERSGGRTAHQHAAAAHRLLSTLPQDLRLADPGRKSMFDDRLYERGGVTVHAVRCALGDIAFFRMLRGWANQHRNGTVTTATFTAHASRFTSEPLDQLFDAWVYRGALPPMPSAETGIAV; from the coding sequence GTGACCGTTCAGCAGGCGGCGGGTCCGGACCCGTATTTCCCGGCAAACGGCGATGCCCGCTACCGGGTGCACCGCTATGAGCTCGCGCTGGACTACCGTCCCGGCCCCAACCGTCTCTCCGGCACGGCGCGCATCAACGCCATAGCGGGCCGTGCGCCGCTGCCCGAATTCCAGCTGAACCTGGGCGACTTCAAGATCGGCCGGATCCGGGTGGACGGCCGCCAGCCGCACTACACGCACCGCGGCGGCCGCCTCCGGGTCCGACCGGCGAAGCCGCTGCGGGCCGGTGCCGCGTTCACCGTGGAGGTCCACTGGTCGGGCAACCCCAAGCCGGTCGCCAGCCCCTGGGGCGGCCTGGGCTGGGAGGAGTTGACCGACGGCGCGCTGGTGGCGAGCCAGCCGATCGGGGCGCCGTCCTGGTACCCGTGCAACGACCGCCCCGCGGACAAGGCGTCGTACCAGATCTCGATCACGACGCCGTCGGCGTACGCGGTGGTGGCGGGTGGACGTCTCCTGACCCGAACGACCAAGGCTTCTACGACCACTTGGGTGTACGAGCAGTCGGCGCCGACGTCGAGTTACCTCGTCGGCCTGTCGATCGGCAAGTACCAGACGGTGCTGCTGGGCGACCCCGGGCTCGGCGGAGTGCCCCAGCACGGACACATCCCCTCCGACCTACTCCCGGAATTCTCAAGGGACTTCGCGCGGCAGCCCGCGATGATGGAGCTGTTCCAGGACATCTTCGGGCCCTACCCCTTCGACGAGTACGCGGTCGTCGTGACGGAGGAGGAGCTCGATGTCCCCGTCGAGGCACAGGGGTTGTCGCTGTTCGGCGCCAACCACGTTGACGGGGCCCGGGGTTCGGAACGGCTCGTCGCGCACGAGCTGGCCCACCAGTGGTTCGGCAACAGCGTCTCCATCGCCGACTGGCGGCACATCTGGCTGAACGAGGGCTTCGCCAAGTACGCGGAGTGGCTGTGGTCCGAGCGCTCGGGCGGCCGTACGGCTCATCAACACGCCGCCGCCGCGCACCGGTTGCTCTCCACGCTCCCCCAAGACCTGCGGCTCGCCGACCCCGGCCGCAAGTCCATGTTCGACGACCGCCTCTACGAACGCGGCGGGGTCACCGTCCACGCGGTGCGCTGCGCGCTGGGCGACATCGCGTTCTTCCGCATGCTGCGCGGCTGGGCCAACCAGCACCGCAACGGCACGGTGACGACAGCGACGTTCACGGCGCATGCGTCCCGGTTCACCTCCGAGCCGTTGGACCAGCTCTTCGACGCGTGGGTGTATCGGGGGGCGTTGCCGCCGATGCCCTCGGCGGAGACGGGGATCGCGGTCTGA
- a CDS encoding YchJ family protein produces MTPRTNCPCGLPDPYEKCCGRYHSGAAAPTAEALMRSRYTAFVRLDAPYLLRTWHPRTRPAAPLDLDPGMRWTGLEILDTGGGSAFHSAGTVTFRASYQGGAIHERSRFERVDGAWVYLDGEFLDD; encoded by the coding sequence ATGACCCCACGCACCAACTGCCCCTGCGGCCTCCCCGACCCCTACGAGAAGTGCTGCGGCCGGTATCACTCCGGCGCCGCCGCCCCCACCGCCGAGGCCTTGATGCGCTCCCGCTACACAGCCTTCGTACGGCTGGACGCGCCCTACCTGCTGCGCACCTGGCACCCTCGGACGCGCCCCGCCGCTCCCCTGGACCTCGACCCGGGAATGCGCTGGACCGGGCTGGAGATCCTCGACACGGGTGGCGGTTCGGCGTTCCACTCCGCGGGGACCGTCACGTTCCGGGCCTCGTACCAGGGCGGCGCCATCCATGAGCGGAGCCGGTTCGAGCGGGTCGACGGGGCGTGGGTGTATCTGGACGGGG